One segment of Primulina tabacum isolate GXHZ01 chromosome 14, ASM2559414v2, whole genome shotgun sequence DNA contains the following:
- the LOC142523833 gene encoding uncharacterized protein LOC142523833, giving the protein MKILKANTTVARTEGALHRIEKPRDEWIAEDKKKSSLDNVAKDIMYKTLDKVIFSKIKMCRTTKEIWEKLIHLCKGNEQKKENKLSVAVQKFDNIKKKTGESMTEYDERVSSIINELNALGKVHSHKEVALKVVRGLSKEWDVKTMAMRNLRT; this is encoded by the coding sequence ATGAAAATATTAAAGGCAAACACAACAGTTGCCAGAACTGAAGGAGCTCTCCATCGCATAGAGAAACCACGAGATGAGTGGATAGCTGAAGATAAGAAAAAATCCAGCCtggataatgtggctaaagatatCATGTACAAAACCTTGGATAAGGTTatattcagcaaaatcaaaatgtgcagaacaacaaaagaaatctgGGAGAAGCTGATTCATTTATGCAAGGGAAATGAgcagaaaaaagaaaataaactctcagtCGCCGTGcaaaaatttgacaacatcaagAAGAAGACAGGAGAGTCAATGACTGAATATGACGAACGAGTAAGcagcattataaatgaactgaatgcacttgggaAAGTGCATTCACACAAAGAAGTTGCTTTAAAGGTAGTTCGAGGTCTttccaaagaatgggatgtcaagaccatggctatgAGAAATCTAAGGACCTAA